The following proteins come from a genomic window of Miscanthus floridulus cultivar M001 chromosome 2, ASM1932011v1, whole genome shotgun sequence:
- the LOC136530469 gene encoding protein STRUBBELIG-RECEPTOR FAMILY 6-like isoform X1: MALGVAGVAALLSLSVFTGATADTNSDDVTALNTFYTTVNSSSQLTNWVPQNGDPCGQSWLGVTCSGSRVTTIKLPGMRLKGTLGYNMNLLTELSELDVSNNNLGGSDIPYNLPPNLERLNLENNNFIGTLPYSISQMAALKYLNLGHNQLSDINVMFDQLTNLTTLDFSYNSFSGNLPESFDSLTSLSTLYLQDNQFTGTIDVLTDLPLTDLNVANNQFSGSIPDKLKSISNLQTSGNSFSNSPASAATAPPSYNPPSKPSPSRTPSHSNNNNSPSRESDTNNGGGDGKSSKVGGAAVAGIVISLVVVGALVAFFLIKRKSVRRQQGCDPEKNEHLSPLASRKIKQLRPIRAISLSPTAKELKKNVSMNLKPPSKIELHKSFDENDPTNKPAAEKVNVSCIRATAYTVADLQVATKSFSADNLVSEGRFGRVYRAQLCDQKILAVKKINFSAIPGPSDFFVELVGSIAKLNHPNLSELDGYCSEHGQCLLAYEFYKNGSLYDLLHLSDGYSKPLSWNNRVKIALGSARALEYLHETCSPSIIHKNFKSSNILLDDDLNPHISDCGFADLIPNQELQESDDNSGYRAPEVTMSGQYSQKSDVYSFGVVMLELLTGRKAFDSSRPRSQQSLVRWASPQLHDIDSLDQMVDPTLEGLYHAKSLSRFADAIALCVQPEPEFRPPMSEVVQSLVCLVQRASMGTALSNEWNSCRFDESGDHTF; this comes from the exons ATGGCGTTGGGCGTGGCCGGAGTGGCGGCGCTACTCTCGCTCTCCGTCTTCACCGGGGCCACCGCTGACACCAACTCCGACGACG TGACTGCCCTCAACACATTCTACACAACCGTGAACTCGTCGTCGCAGCTGACAAACTGGGTACCACAGAACGGCGACCCATGTGGCCAGTCTTGGCTCGGGGTTACTTGTTCCGGTTCCAGAGTGACAACAAT AAAACTGCCTGGTATGAGACTAAAAGGGACCCTGGGATACAACATGAATCTCCTCACTGAACTGTCTGAGCT TGACGTGAGCAACAATAATCTTGGAGGAAGTGATATCCCTTATAATCTCCCACCAAATCTTGAGAGACT AAATCTTGAGAATAACAACTTCATTGGAACTTTACCTTACTCCATTTCCCAAATGGCTGCACTTAAATATTT AAATCTTGGTCATAATCAGCTGTCAGACATCAATGTTATGTTCGACCAACTCACCAACTTAACAACACT GGACTTCTCATACAACTCATTTTCTGGAAATCTTCCTGAAAGCTTCGACTCCTTGACAAGTTTGAGCACACT TTATTTGCAGGACAACCAATTTACTGGTACGATAGATGTCCTCACTGATCTCCCTCTGACGGACCT AAATGTTGCAAATAACCAATTCAGTGGGTCGATTCCTGATAAGCTGAAGAGCATAAGCAATCTCCA GACAAGTGGCAACTCCTTTAGCAACAGTCCTGCATCAGCTGCAACAGCACCTCCGTCATACAATCCACCTTCGAAACCATCACCTTCTAGAACTCCTAGTCATAGTAACAATAACAATAGTCCATCGAGAGAAAGTGATACCAATaatggtggtggtgatggcaaAAGCTCCAAAGTAGGAGGTGCTGCAGTTGCTGGAATTGTGATCTCTCTGGTGGTTGTCGGTGCATTGGTTGCCTTCTTTCTGATCAAGAGGAAATCTGTGAGGCGTCAACAGGGATGTGATCCTGAAAAGAATGAGCATCTCAGCCCTCTTGCTTCCAGGAAAATTAAAC AGCTGAGGCCCATCCGTGCTATCTCACTCTCGCCCACTGCAAAGGAACTGAAGAAGAATGTCTCGATGAACTTGAAACCACCGTCAAAAATCGAGCTTCACAAGTCCTTTGACGAAAATGATCCCACTAACAAGCCTGCCGCAGAGAAAGTAAACGTCTCTTGCATCAGGGCAACTGCATACACAGTGGCAGACCTGCAGGTAGCAACGAAGAGCTTCAGTGCTGACAATCTGGTCAGTGAAGGCCGTTTTGGCCGTGTTTACAGAGCACAGCTTTGTGATCAGAAG ATTCTGGCTGTGAAGAAAATCAATTTCTCTGCCATACCAGGCCCATCTGACTTCTTCGTCGAGCTGGTTGGCAGCATTGCAAAGCTAAATCATCCAAACCTCTCAGAGCTGGATGGCTACTGCTCGGAGCACGGACAGTGCTTGCTGGCATATGAATTCTACAAGAATGGATCTCTTTATGACCTCCTTCACCTGTCGGATGGGTACAGCAAACCATTATCTTGGAATAACCGTGTAAAGATTGCTCTAGGATCGGCGAGGGCATTAGA GTATCTACATGAAACTTGTTCGCCGTCTATCATCCACAAGAATTTCAAATCATCTAACATACTGTTGGATGATGATCTTAACCCACATATTTCAGACTGCGGGTTTGCAGACCTAATTCCCAACCAGGAACTCCAG GAATCAGATGATAACTCGGGATATAGAGCTCCTGAGGTGACCATGTCCGGTCAGTATTCTCAAAAGAGCGACGTTTACAGCTTTGGTGTCGTCATGCTTGAGCTACTGACTGGACGGAAAGCATTTGACAG CTCTCGGCCAAGGTCCCAGCAATCATTAGTCCGGTGGGCTTCACCGCAGCTGCACGACATCGACTCGCTAGATCAGATGGTTGATCCAACATTAGAGGGGCTGTACCATGCGAAATCACTCTCTCGGTTCGCAGACGCAATCGCTCTCTGTGTCCAG CCTGAGCCAGAATTCAGGCCACCAATGTCGGAGGTCGTCCAGTCACTGGTCTGTCTTGTGCAGCGAGCAAGCATGGGGACAGCACTAAGCAACGAGTGGAATTCTTGCCGGTTCGATGAATCTGGTGATCACACGTTCTAG
- the LOC136530469 gene encoding protein STRUBBELIG-RECEPTOR FAMILY 6-like isoform X2, translating to MWPVLARGYLFRFQSDNNVRKLPGMRLKGTLGYNMNLLTELSELDVSNNNLGGSDIPYNLPPNLERLNLENNNFIGTLPYSISQMAALKYLNLGHNQLSDINVMFDQLTNLTTLDFSYNSFSGNLPESFDSLTSLSTLYLQDNQFTGTIDVLTDLPLTDLNVANNQFSGSIPDKLKSISNLQTSGNSFSNSPASAATAPPSYNPPSKPSPSRTPSHSNNNNSPSRESDTNNGGGDGKSSKVGGAAVAGIVISLVVVGALVAFFLIKRKSVRRQQGCDPEKNEHLSPLASRKIKQLRPIRAISLSPTAKELKKNVSMNLKPPSKIELHKSFDENDPTNKPAAEKVNVSCIRATAYTVADLQVATKSFSADNLVSEGRFGRVYRAQLCDQKILAVKKINFSAIPGPSDFFVELVGSIAKLNHPNLSELDGYCSEHGQCLLAYEFYKNGSLYDLLHLSDGYSKPLSWNNRVKIALGSARALEYLHETCSPSIIHKNFKSSNILLDDDLNPHISDCGFADLIPNQELQESDDNSGYRAPEVTMSGQYSQKSDVYSFGVVMLELLTGRKAFDSSRPRSQQSLVRWASPQLHDIDSLDQMVDPTLEGLYHAKSLSRFADAIALCVQPEPEFRPPMSEVVQSLVCLVQRASMGTALSNEWNSCRFDESGDHTF from the exons ATGTGGCCAGTCTTGGCTCGGGGTTACTTGTTCCGGTTCCAGAGTGACAACAATGTGAG AAAACTGCCTGGTATGAGACTAAAAGGGACCCTGGGATACAACATGAATCTCCTCACTGAACTGTCTGAGCT TGACGTGAGCAACAATAATCTTGGAGGAAGTGATATCCCTTATAATCTCCCACCAAATCTTGAGAGACT AAATCTTGAGAATAACAACTTCATTGGAACTTTACCTTACTCCATTTCCCAAATGGCTGCACTTAAATATTT AAATCTTGGTCATAATCAGCTGTCAGACATCAATGTTATGTTCGACCAACTCACCAACTTAACAACACT GGACTTCTCATACAACTCATTTTCTGGAAATCTTCCTGAAAGCTTCGACTCCTTGACAAGTTTGAGCACACT TTATTTGCAGGACAACCAATTTACTGGTACGATAGATGTCCTCACTGATCTCCCTCTGACGGACCT AAATGTTGCAAATAACCAATTCAGTGGGTCGATTCCTGATAAGCTGAAGAGCATAAGCAATCTCCA GACAAGTGGCAACTCCTTTAGCAACAGTCCTGCATCAGCTGCAACAGCACCTCCGTCATACAATCCACCTTCGAAACCATCACCTTCTAGAACTCCTAGTCATAGTAACAATAACAATAGTCCATCGAGAGAAAGTGATACCAATaatggtggtggtgatggcaaAAGCTCCAAAGTAGGAGGTGCTGCAGTTGCTGGAATTGTGATCTCTCTGGTGGTTGTCGGTGCATTGGTTGCCTTCTTTCTGATCAAGAGGAAATCTGTGAGGCGTCAACAGGGATGTGATCCTGAAAAGAATGAGCATCTCAGCCCTCTTGCTTCCAGGAAAATTAAAC AGCTGAGGCCCATCCGTGCTATCTCACTCTCGCCCACTGCAAAGGAACTGAAGAAGAATGTCTCGATGAACTTGAAACCACCGTCAAAAATCGAGCTTCACAAGTCCTTTGACGAAAATGATCCCACTAACAAGCCTGCCGCAGAGAAAGTAAACGTCTCTTGCATCAGGGCAACTGCATACACAGTGGCAGACCTGCAGGTAGCAACGAAGAGCTTCAGTGCTGACAATCTGGTCAGTGAAGGCCGTTTTGGCCGTGTTTACAGAGCACAGCTTTGTGATCAGAAG ATTCTGGCTGTGAAGAAAATCAATTTCTCTGCCATACCAGGCCCATCTGACTTCTTCGTCGAGCTGGTTGGCAGCATTGCAAAGCTAAATCATCCAAACCTCTCAGAGCTGGATGGCTACTGCTCGGAGCACGGACAGTGCTTGCTGGCATATGAATTCTACAAGAATGGATCTCTTTATGACCTCCTTCACCTGTCGGATGGGTACAGCAAACCATTATCTTGGAATAACCGTGTAAAGATTGCTCTAGGATCGGCGAGGGCATTAGA GTATCTACATGAAACTTGTTCGCCGTCTATCATCCACAAGAATTTCAAATCATCTAACATACTGTTGGATGATGATCTTAACCCACATATTTCAGACTGCGGGTTTGCAGACCTAATTCCCAACCAGGAACTCCAG GAATCAGATGATAACTCGGGATATAGAGCTCCTGAGGTGACCATGTCCGGTCAGTATTCTCAAAAGAGCGACGTTTACAGCTTTGGTGTCGTCATGCTTGAGCTACTGACTGGACGGAAAGCATTTGACAG CTCTCGGCCAAGGTCCCAGCAATCATTAGTCCGGTGGGCTTCACCGCAGCTGCACGACATCGACTCGCTAGATCAGATGGTTGATCCAACATTAGAGGGGCTGTACCATGCGAAATCACTCTCTCGGTTCGCAGACGCAATCGCTCTCTGTGTCCAG CCTGAGCCAGAATTCAGGCCACCAATGTCGGAGGTCGTCCAGTCACTGGTCTGTCTTGTGCAGCGAGCAAGCATGGGGACAGCACTAAGCAACGAGTGGAATTCTTGCCGGTTCGATGAATCTGGTGATCACACGTTCTAG
- the LOC136530483 gene encoding glucan endo-1,3-beta-glucosidase 5-like: protein MLSLLGANTIWSATAPPVPTFPRFRPPTLYLRRHQFRPANPPVAGAHNIQTNAALRSAARTVVCRPVINKMAAALRALAVLLWVAAAYPVVFRARPVQALAANWGTRALHPLPGDITVRLLRDNGFDKVKLFEPDPNALRALGHSGIQVMLGLPNEVLASVAASVNAAEQWVIQNVSTYVSKYGVDIRYVAVGNEPFLKSYKGKFEAATLPAVQNVQAALVKAGLARQVHVTVPINADVYESGDGRPSSGDFRPDIAGLMVSLVRFLLDSGGVLTINIYPFLSLYADPNFPVDYAYFPSPGAPPSQASVQDGGVLYTNAFDANYDTLIAALEKHGLGAIPVVVGEIGWPTDGDKNANVANAQRFNQGLFDRIVAGKGTPRRPRMPDVYVFALLDEDNKSVDPGNFERHWGVFNYDGSPKYPLRLANGRAIVPAKGVRYLSKQWCVLRPDASATNPAIAGAVGYACEYSDCTSLGAGSSCGNLDARANVSYAFNQFFQAANQQKAACNFNNLSVITTTNPSQGTCRFEIMIDTGRHELTGKSPSPATRVALASSSSSWSAVLLLALVGLTTLVAW from the coding sequence ATGCTTTCCCTTCTCGGTGCAAACACCATCTGGTCCGCCACGGCGCCACCCGTCCCCACCTTTCCGCGGTTCCGGCCGCCAACCCTATATCTTCGTCGTCATCAGTTCAGACCTGCAAACCCACCGGTGGCCGGTGCACATAACATACAGACAAACGCGGCACTGCGCAGCGCAGCACGTACGGTGGTGTGTCGGCCAGTGATCAATAAGATGGCGGCGGCGCTGCGTGCGCTGGCGGTGCTGCTGTGGGTGGCGGCGGCGTACCCGGTGGTGTTCCGGGCGCGGCCCGTGCAGGCGCTGGCGGCCAACTGGGGCACCCGCGCGCTGCACCCGCTTCCGGGGGACATCACCGTTCGCCTCCTGCGGGACAACGGCTTCGACAAGGTGAAGCTGTTCGAGCCGGACCCGAACGCGCTCCGGGCGCTGGGCCACTCGGGGATCCAGGTCATGCTGGGCCTCCCCAACGAGGTGCTCGCCTCCGTGGCCGCCAGCGTGAACGCCGCCGAGCAGTGGGTGATCCAGAACGTCTCCACCTACGTCTCCAAGTACGGCGTGGACATCCGCTACGTGGCCGTGGGCAACGAGCCCTTCCTCAAGTCGTACAAGGGCAAGTTCGAGGCCGCCACGCTGCCCGCCGTGCAGAACGTGCAGGCGGCGCTCGTCAAGGCGGGCCTCGCCAGGCAGGTGCACGTCACCGTCCCGATCAACGCCGACGTCTACGAGTCCGGCGACGGCCGCCCGTCCTCGGGCGACTTCAGGCCCGACATCGCGGGCCTCATGGTCAGCCTCGTCCGCTTCCTCCTCGAcagcggcggcgtgctcaccaTCAACATCTACCCGTTCCTCTCCCTCTACGCCGACCCAAACTTCCCCGTCGACTACGCCTACTTCCCGTCCCCGGGGGCGCCGCCCTCGCAGGCCAGCGTGCAGGACGGCGGCGTGCTCTACACCAACGCCTTCGAcgccaactacgacaccctcatCGCCGCGCTCGAGAAGCACGGCCTCGGCGCCATccccgtcgtcgtcggggagatCGGCTGGCCCACCGACGGCGACAAGAACGCCAACGTCGCCAACGCGCAGCGGTTCAACCAGGGACTCTTCGACCGCATCGTCGCCGGCAAGGGCACCCCGCGACGCCCGCGGATGCCCGACGTCTACGTCTTCGCGCTGCTGGACGAGGACAACAAGAGCGTCGACCCCGGAAACTTCGAGCGCCACTGGGGTGTCTTCAACTACGACGGCTCGCCCAAGTACCCGCTCAGGCTCGCCAACGGCAGGGCCATCGTGCCGGCCAAGGGCGTCCGCTACCTCTCCAAGCAGTGGTGCGTGCTCCGCCCGGACGCCAGCGCCACCAACCCGGCCATCGCCGGCGCCGTCGGCTACGCCTGCGAGTACTCCGACTGCACAAGCCTCGGCGCCGGATCCTCCTGCGGGAACCTCGACGCGCGCGCCAACGTCTCCTACGCCTTCAACCAGTTCTTCCAGGCGGCCAACCAGCAGAAGGCCGCCTGCAACTTTAACAACCTCTCCGTCATCACAACCACCAACCCGTCCCAGGGGACCTGCCGCTTCGAGATCATGATCGACACCGGCCGCCACGAGCTGACTGGCAAGTCGCCGTCCCCCGCCACCAGGGTGGCTCtggcttcatcttcatcatcttggagCGCCGTGCTACTGCTCGCCTTGGTCGGCCTTACTACTCTGGTCGCCTGGTGA
- the LOC136530491 gene encoding uncharacterized protein, with product MDLLQSSYAPDDASSPEDSAAASSPESSPLRLPSKSAAPAVDDTALALSSAASAARPLDPSLHLVAFNPTADQLWAPILGPQHPHAPISSASGNRNHKLGHVEDAAVLPFLFDEQYNTFHRFGYAADPSGLHIVGDAQPQAPEPNTVYNLAPSEHKRRRLLAKADNQDEPAPPEAKNPASEEWILHNKQSPWVGKKEAPPAELTEEQRQYAEAHAAKKAEKEARGEGKSERTEVVVKTTFHGKEEKDYQGRSWITPPKDAKATNDHCYIPKRCVHEWVGHTKGVSAIRFFPKYGHLLLSASMDCKIKIWDVLGSRTCMRTYMGHSKAVRDISFSNDGTKFLSAGYDRNIQYWDTETGQVISTFSTGKVPYVVKLNPDEDKQHILLAGMSDKKIVQWDMKSGQITQEYDQHLGAVNTITFVDNNRRFVTSSDDKSLRVWEFGIPVVIKYISEPHMHSMPSIALHPNSNWLAAQSLDNQILIYSTKERFQLNKKKRFAGHIVAGYACQVNFSPDGRFVMSGDGEGSCWFWDWKSCRRFKTLKCHNGVCIGCEWHPLETSKVATCGWDGVIKYWD from the exons ATGGATCTGCTCCAGTCCTCTTACGCGCCGGACGACGCCTCGTCTCCGGAGGACTCGGCGGCCGCGTCCTCGCCGGAATCCTCGCCGCTCCGCCTTCCGTCCAAGTCCGCCGCCCCCGCCGTCGACGACACCGCGCTCGCGCTCTCCTCCGCCGCGTCCGCCGCCCGCCCGCTCGACCCCTCGCTCCACCTCGTCGCCTTCAACCCCACCGCCGACCAGCTCTGGGCTCCTATCCTCGGGCCCCAGCATCCCCACGCCCCAATATCCTCCGCCTCCGGCAACCGCAACCACAAGCTCGGCCACGTTGAGGACGCCGCGGTCCTGCCATTCCTATTCGACGAGCAATACAACACCTTCCACCGGTTCGGCTACGCCGCCGACCCCTCGGGCCTCCACATCGTCGGCGACGCCCAGCCGCAGGCGCCCGAGCCCAACACCGTCTACAACCTCGCCCCCTCCGAGCacaagcgccgccgcctcctggcCAAGGCGGACAACCAGGACGAGCCCGCGCCCCCGGAGGCCAAGAACCCTGCCTCCGAGGAATGGATCCTCCACAACAAGCAGAGTCCCTGGGTTGGGAAGAAGGAAGCGCCTCCCGCGGAGCTCACCGAGGAGCAGAGGCAGTATGCGGAGGCGCACGCTGCCAAGAAGGCCGAGAAGGAGGCCCGCGGCGAAGGGAAGAGCGAGAGGACAGAGGTTGTGGTCAAGACCACCTTCCacggcaaggaggagaaggactaCCAGGGACGCTCCTGGATCACGCCGCCCAAGGATGCCAAGGCCACCAACGACCACTGCTACATCCCTAAGAGGTGTGTGCACGAGTGGGTCGGCCACACCAAGGGGGTCTCAGCTATCAGGTTTTTCCCAAAGTATGGACATTTGCTGCTGTCTGCAAGTATGGATTGCAAGATTAAGATCTGGGATGTTCTTGGGTCACGGACCTGTATGCGTACTTATATGGGGCACTCAAAGGCGGTAAGGGATATATCATTCTCCAATGATGGAACTAAATTCTTGAGTGCTGGATATGACAGGAATATACAGTACTGGGATACTGAGACAGGGCAGGTGATCTCGACCTTCTCAACTGGGAAGGTCCCATATGTTGTGAAGCTCAATCCTGATGAGGATAAGCAGCATATTCTCCTTGCCGGAATGAGTGATAAGAAGATTGTGCAATGGGATATGAAGTCAGGGCAGATTACGCAAGAGTACGATCAGCATTTAGGGGCTGTGAACACCATAACTTTTGTGGATAACAACAGGAGATTTGTGACCTCGAGTGATGACAAGTCTCTTCGTGTGTGGGAGTTTGGCATCCCTGTGGTGATTAAGTATATCAGTGAGCCGCACATGCACTCAATGCCATCGATTGCACTGCATCCCAACTCCAATTGGCTGGCAGCGCAGAGTTTGGACAATCAGATACTGATATACAGTACCAAGGAGAGGTTTCAGCTTAATAAGAAGAAGAGATTTGCTGGCCATATTGTGGCAGGTTATGCTTGTCAGGTGAACTTCTCACCTGATGGGAGGTTTGTGATGTCTGGTGATGGTGAGGGTAGCTGCTGGTTCTGGGACTGGAAAAGCTGCAGGAGATTTAAGACTTTGAAGTGCCACAAtggagtttgcattggatgcgaGTGGCATCCATTGGAAACTAGCAAGGTTGCAACCTGTGGTTGGGATGGTGTAATTAAATACTG GGACTGA